Proteins encoded together in one candidate division TA06 bacterium window:
- a CDS encoding class I SAM-dependent methyltransferase: MDKAQSDFDFKVMSLTYRFRDLFSPPRNILGEAGIEQGFHVLDYGCGPGSYTTPLEALVGKSGKIYALDIHPLAIKKVQRIVSKKHLTNVKTIHSDCKTGLPDNSVNVVLLYDILHDLSDPNGVLEELHRVLKPGGILSFTDHHLKEDEILSKVTNKGLFRLSKKGKKTYTFSKEG, translated from the coding sequence ATGGATAAGGCACAATCCGATTTTGATTTCAAGGTCATGTCTCTCACCTACAGATTCCGAGACCTTTTCTCGCCACCCAGGAATATTCTGGGGGAGGCTGGAATAGAACAGGGTTTTCACGTGCTTGATTATGGCTGCGGACCCGGAAGTTACACAACACCTCTTGAAGCACTGGTGGGAAAATCAGGGAAGATCTACGCTCTGGACATTCATCCACTTGCTATCAAGAAGGTTCAACGTATTGTTTCAAAGAAGCATCTGACAAATGTGAAAACCATTCACTCCGACTGCAAAACTGGATTGCCAGATAATAGTGTAAACGTGGTCCTACTATATGATATCCTCCACGATCTGAGTGACCCAAATGGAGTACTGGAGGAGTTACATCGAGTGTTGAAGCCAGGTGGAATCCTGTCCTTCACCGACCACCACTTGAAGGAGGACGAGATTCTATCCAAGGTAACGAATAAAGGATTATTCAGGCTGTCCAAAAAAGGCAAAAAAACATATACTTTCTCCAAAGAGGGATAG
- a CDS encoding DinB family protein — MSEELKDFLASQFEYVREWVLKCCEGLNEEQMITIPPGAKNHILWELGHILWTESYMVTWGCAGGERLPKEWEDKFGYGSKVVAAISEYPPFDEIKKALENRQKVTKNYILSLSSDELKSPTANFPEERIPNILSAFNHFLPHEAYHVGKISLLRKMLGLPSVAELYFEK, encoded by the coding sequence ATGAGCGAGGAATTGAAGGACTTTTTGGCTTCGCAATTCGAATACGTAAGAGAATGGGTCTTGAAGTGCTGCGAGGGGCTCAACGAAGAGCAAATGATTACTATACCGCCTGGTGCAAAGAACCACATCCTCTGGGAACTTGGGCACATTCTCTGGACCGAGAGCTATATGGTGACCTGGGGATGTGCAGGGGGCGAACGCCTGCCAAAAGAGTGGGAAGATAAGTTTGGATATGGGAGTAAGGTAGTCGCGGCCATAAGTGAATATCCTCCCTTCGATGAGATCAAAAAAGCTCTTGAAAACAGGCAGAAGGTAACAAAGAACTATATTTTGTCGCTTTCCTCGGATGAATTGAAGTCGCCGACAGCGAATTTCCCCGAAGAGAGAATACCCAACATTCTGTCTGCTTTCAATCACTTCCTACCCCACGAAGCATATCACGTGGGCAAGATCAGCCTTCTTCGCAAAATGCTGGGGCTCCCCTCGGTTGCAGAGCTTTATTTTGAGAAATGA